A region from the Benincasa hispida cultivar B227 chromosome 12, ASM972705v1, whole genome shotgun sequence genome encodes:
- the LOC120067745 gene encoding heavy metal-associated isoprenylated plant protein 39-like has protein sequence MMKVVLKVEICDAKTKRKVMGTVSGLLGIVSVAADTKENKITVIGTADPIKIVKKVRKVWPSAYLISVGPEKEEAKKPDPKKEEAQPKIDQIDWVKACNAFHSYPTTHYYYPYQEQYNPNTCVIS, from the exons ATGATG AAAGTTGTGCTGAAAGTTGAAATATGTGATGCAAAGACAAAGAGAAAGGTGATGGGTACTGTTTCTGGACTTTTAG GTATTGTATCAGTGGCAGCAGACACAAAAGAGAACAAAATCACAGTGATTGGAACTGCAGACCCAATTAAAATTGTTAAGAAAGTAAGAAAGGTTTGGCCATCAGCTTACCTTATTAGTGTTGGACCAGAGAAAGAAGAAGCAAAGAAACCAGACCCAAAGAAAGAAGAAGCTCAACCCAAAATTGATCAAATTGATTGGGTTAAGGCTTGCAATGCCTTCCATTCTTACCCCACAACTCATTACTATTATCCATATCAAGAACAATACAACCCAAATACTTGTGTTATCTCTTGA